The following DNA comes from Streptomyces sp. Ag109_O5-10.
GTCGGGAACCGACAGCCGCGTGGTCGCTGCTGCACATGACGAAGAGGTGGCACAGCCGGCGCCGTACCACCTCTTCATCAGGGCTACTCCCACTCGATGGTGCCCGGCGGCTTGGAGGTGACGTCGAGGACGACCCGGTTGACGTCGCGGACCTCGTTGGTGATCCGGGTGGAGATCTTCGCGAGGACCTCGTACGGCAGGCGGGACCAGTCGGCCGTCATGGCGTCCTCGGAGGAGACCGGGCGCAGCACGATCGGGTGGCCGTAGGTGCGGCCGTCGCCCTGGACGCCGACGCTGCGGACGTCCGCGAGCAGGACCACCGGACACTGCCAGATGTCCCGGTCGAGGCCGGCCGCGGTCAGCTCCTCGCGGGCGATCGCGTCCGCCTCGCGGAGCAGGTCCAGGCGTTCCTTGGTGACCTCGCCGACGATCCGGATGCCGAGACCCGGGCCGGGGAACGGCTGGCGCTGGACGATCTCGTCCGGCAGGCCGAGCTCCTGGCCGACCATGCGGACCTCGTCCTTGAAGAGCTTGCGGAGCGGCTCGACGAGCTTGAACTCCAGGTCCTCGGGGAGGCCGCCGACGTTGTGGTGCGACTTGATGTTCGCGGTGCCGGTGCCGCCGCCGGACTCCACCACGTCCGGGTAGAGGGTGCCCTGGACCAGGAACTCCACGGCCGGGCCGGCGTCGGCGATGATCTCGGCCTGGGCCTGCTCGAAGACCCGGATGAACTCGCGGCCGATGATCTTCCGCTTCTGCTCCGGGTCGGAGACGCCGGCGAGGGCGTCGAGGAAGCGGGCCTCCGCGTCCACGACCTTCAGCTGGACGCCGGTCGCGGCGACGAAGTCCTTCTCGACCTGCTCGGTCTCGCCCTTGCGCATCAGGCCGTGGTCGACGTACACGCAGGTCAGCTGGGAGCCGATGGCCTTCTGGACGAGGGCGGCGGCCACCGCCGAGTCGACGCCGCCGGACAGGCCGCAGATGGCGCGCTTGTCGCCGACCAGTTCGCGGATCGCGGCGACCTGCTCGTCGATCACGTTGCCGGTGGTCCAGGTGGGCTTGAGGCCCGCGCCCCGGTAGAGGAAGTGCTCCAGGACCTGCTGGCCGTGCGTGGAGTGCATGACCTCGGGGTGGTACTGGACGCCGTAGAGCTTCTGCTCGTCGTTCTCGAAGGCGGCGACCGGGACGACGTCCGTGGACGCGCTGACGGTGAAGCCCTCGGGGGCGGCGGAGCAGGCGTCGCCGTGCGACATCCACACGTGCTGCTCGGCGGGGGTGCCCTCGAACAGGGTGGAGGACGCCTTGGAGACGTGCAGGTCGGTGCGGCCGTACTCGCGGGCGCCGGTGTTGTCGACGGTGCCGCCGAGGACCTGCGCCATCAGCTGGAAGCCGTAGCACATGCCGAAGATCGGGACGCCGGCCTCGAAGAGCTCGCGGTCCAGGCGGGGGGCGCCCTCCTCGTACACGGACGAGGGGCCGCCGGAGAGGATGATCGCCGCCGGGTTCTTGGCGAGCATCTCGGCGACCGGCATGGTGCTGGGCACGATCTCGCTGTAGACCCGGGCCTCGCGGACGCGGCGGGCGATGAGCTGGGCGTACTGCGCGCCGAAGTCGACGACCAGGACGGTGTCGGGAGCGGCGGCAGCGGGAGTCGCTGATGACACGGGGTGCCTTCCGGCGGTCGGGCGGGGGTCTGTGGTTACCGATTCTAACGGGGCAGGCGCGGGGCACCTCCCCGTAGTGCTGTGGCATACTCGCCCCCATGCTCACGCAGACGACCTTCCTCTTTACCTATGGCGACCGGCCCACCGGCTGCCATGGTCGTGCTGCTTGAGCAAC
Coding sequences within:
- the guaA gene encoding glutamine-hydrolyzing GMP synthase yields the protein MSSATPAAAAPDTVLVVDFGAQYAQLIARRVREARVYSEIVPSTMPVAEMLAKNPAAIILSGGPSSVYEEGAPRLDRELFEAGVPIFGMCYGFQLMAQVLGGTVDNTGAREYGRTDLHVSKASSTLFEGTPAEQHVWMSHGDACSAAPEGFTVSASTDVVPVAAFENDEQKLYGVQYHPEVMHSTHGQQVLEHFLYRGAGLKPTWTTGNVIDEQVAAIRELVGDKRAICGLSGGVDSAVAAALVQKAIGSQLTCVYVDHGLMRKGETEQVEKDFVAATGVQLKVVDAEARFLDALAGVSDPEQKRKIIGREFIRVFEQAQAEIIADAGPAVEFLVQGTLYPDVVESGGGTGTANIKSHHNVGGLPEDLEFKLVEPLRKLFKDEVRMVGQELGLPDEIVQRQPFPGPGLGIRIVGEVTKERLDLLREADAIAREELTAAGLDRDIWQCPVVLLADVRSVGVQGDGRTYGHPIVLRPVSSEDAMTADWSRLPYEVLAKISTRITNEVRDVNRVVLDVTSKPPGTIEWE